Proteins encoded by one window of Nitrospirota bacterium:
- a CDS encoding PilZ domain-containing protein, with protein MSEKMKERCKRICGSTQSDCFSRNAKQLACLSDLVINSVCAISTVLEMARAEQDREAATDLMDKAMDVTRELVNWVKYLQLTHDIRELGPVVRDNAKLQARREWRYPLPEVYKEYIGLNLAHQGVAMPATLINFSKSGLQFKSPVSLETETLIDLRLFTRHVIDKEVAIRARVKYILVEQGDCMAGARIEEIGNQSDFDFFANVLDFIRAIHESAAFPDAYPEVESSELPFS; from the coding sequence ATGAGCGAGAAGATGAAGGAGCGGTGCAAGCGCATCTGCGGGTCCACGCAGTCGGACTGTTTTTCCCGCAACGCCAAACAGCTCGCCTGCCTCTCCGACCTTGTCATCAACAGCGTCTGCGCGATTTCCACGGTCCTGGAGATGGCCAGGGCGGAGCAGGACAGGGAGGCGGCAACGGACCTTATGGACAAGGCAATGGACGTTACCCGGGAGCTTGTCAACTGGGTAAAGTACCTTCAACTCACGCACGATATCCGCGAGCTGGGCCCCGTGGTCCGGGACAACGCGAAGCTCCAGGCACGGCGCGAATGGCGTTACCCCCTTCCGGAGGTGTACAAGGAGTACATCGGCCTGAACCTGGCCCACCAGGGCGTGGCCATGCCGGCAACCCTGATAAACTTCAGCAAGAGCGGGCTGCAGTTCAAAAGCCCCGTCAGCCTGGAGACCGAAACCCTGATAGACCTCAGGCTCTTTACCCGCCATGTTATCGACAAGGAGGTCGCCATCAGGGCACGGGTGAAGTACATTCTCGTCGAGCAGGGCGATTGCATGGCCGGGGCGCGCATCGAGGAAATCGGAAACCAGAGCGACTTCGATTTCTTCGCCAACGTTCTGGATTTCATCAGGGCTATCCACGAAAGCGCAGCCTTTCCCGACGCCTATCCGGAAGTTGAGTCCTCCGAGCTTCCTTTCTCCTGA
- a CDS encoding universal stress protein, translating into MEKAMMDKEAYGLAGQVRQVLVAVDGTENAQRAVLYVADILGGMPGFRVTLLHVVQEPPLEYFSNAQQRRDWLGEKEAEGRKGLERYRRILLHSGFEEDQVGTTLVVKACDSLARCIYEEVRRLNACTVVVGRRGISKKEEFLFGSTSNTMVHTARNCAVWVVE; encoded by the coding sequence ATGGAGAAGGCGATGATGGACAAGGAGGCCTACGGGCTGGCGGGGCAGGTCCGGCAGGTGCTGGTGGCCGTGGACGGCACGGAAAACGCCCAGCGGGCCGTCCTTTACGTGGCGGACATCCTGGGCGGGATGCCGGGTTTCAGGGTGACCCTGCTTCACGTGGTTCAGGAGCCGCCCCTCGAGTACTTCAGTAATGCCCAGCAGCGCCGGGACTGGCTCGGGGAGAAGGAGGCCGAGGGCCGCAAGGGCCTGGAGCGCTACCGGCGGATACTCTTGCATTCGGGCTTCGAGGAGGACCAGGTAGGGACGACTCTCGTCGTAAAGGCGTGCGATTCCCTGGCCCGGTGCATCTACGAGGAGGTCCGGCGCTTGAACGCGTGCACCGTGGTGGTGGGCCGACGCGGGATATCGAAGAAGGAGGAGTTCCTCTTCGGCAGCACGTCGAACACCATGGTCCACACCGCCCGGAACTGCGCGGTCTGGGTGGTGGAATAG
- a CDS encoding TrkH family potassium uptake protein, producing the protein MNVLLVLNLTGVVLLFTALFMLAPAVVSLLYGSSDLKAILLSFALTAGAGGILFLLTRKHRNEEIGHRDGFFAVALSWSVMALAGALPFLLSGAIPSVTDAVFESMSGFTTTGSSILTNVEALSRGVLFWRSLTHWIGGLGIIVFFVAVLPMMGAGGSQLFRAEVSQVVPQKLKPRIIDAAKSLWIIYIAFTALGVLLLRLGGMDLYDSFCHTFGAIGTGGFSTKNLSIGAYTSSYIHYVIIVLMFVGGTSFTLHYQALAGGLRRYVKNGEFVFYAMVLAACTALIVLATYRTYYDSLAVSFRDALFQVVSITTATGYVTVDYEKWPVFTQALLLMAMFIGGMAGSTAGGMKQARVLLMVKHMYREIYQLIHPRAVTSIKLDGRTIQKEVLGSVWGFIFLFLSIWVLASLAMTALGVDMVTASSTAVAAMSNVGPALGQAGPAENFASLPVAAKWVLTFCMLVGRLEVYTVMILFVPRYWRK; encoded by the coding sequence ATGAACGTCCTCCTGGTGCTGAACCTTACGGGGGTAGTCCTTTTGTTCACCGCCCTGTTCATGCTGGCGCCGGCCGTCGTTTCTCTGCTTTACGGCAGCTCCGACCTGAAGGCCATACTCTTGTCCTTTGCCCTTACGGCCGGGGCCGGGGGGATTTTGTTTCTCCTTACCAGAAAGCACCGCAACGAAGAGATAGGCCATCGGGACGGCTTCTTCGCCGTGGCGCTGAGCTGGTCCGTCATGGCCCTGGCCGGGGCGCTGCCCTTTCTCCTTTCCGGAGCCATCCCGTCGGTTACCGACGCGGTTTTCGAGTCCATGTCCGGATTCACGACCACGGGGTCGTCCATCCTGACCAACGTGGAGGCGCTCTCGCGGGGCGTTCTTTTCTGGCGCAGCCTCACACACTGGATAGGCGGGCTGGGAATCATCGTGTTCTTCGTGGCCGTTCTGCCCATGATGGGGGCCGGGGGCAGCCAGCTCTTCAGGGCGGAGGTCTCCCAGGTGGTTCCCCAGAAGCTCAAGCCCCGCATAATCGACGCGGCCAAGAGCCTCTGGATCATATACATCGCCTTTACGGCCCTCGGCGTGCTGCTCCTCCGGCTCGGCGGCATGGACCTCTATGATTCCTTCTGCCACACCTTCGGGGCTATCGGCACGGGCGGGTTTTCCACGAAAAACCTGAGCATAGGAGCATACACCAGCTCCTATATCCACTACGTCATCATCGTGCTGATGTTCGTGGGAGGAACGAGCTTTACCCTTCATTACCAGGCACTGGCCGGCGGATTGAGGCGGTACGTCAAAAACGGAGAGTTCGTTTTCTATGCCATGGTCCTGGCGGCCTGCACGGCATTGATTGTCCTTGCCACGTATCGTACGTATTACGACTCCCTTGCCGTGTCCTTCAGGGACGCCCTTTTCCAGGTTGTCTCCATCACAACGGCAACCGGTTATGTAACCGTCGACTACGAGAAATGGCCGGTGTTCACGCAGGCGCTTCTTTTGATGGCGATGTTCATCGGCGGCATGGCGGGCTCCACGGCGGGCGGGATGAAGCAGGCGCGGGTCCTGCTCATGGTGAAGCACATGTACCGTGAAATCTATCAGCTCATCCATCCCCGTGCGGTGACCTCGATAAAGCTCGACGGCCGTACGATCCAGAAGGAGGTGCTTGGCTCCGTCTGGGGGTTCATTTTCCTGTTTCTCTCCATCTGGGTACTGGCCAGCCTCGCAATGACGGCGCTGGGCGTGGACATGGTGACCGCCTCGTCAACGGCCGTCGCCGCCATGAGCAACGTCGGCCCTGCCCTGGGCCAGGCAGGTCCGGCCGAAAACTTCGCCTCCCTTCCGGTCGCGGCAAAGTGGGTCCTTACGTTCTGCATGCTTGTGGGCAGGCTTGAGGTGTACACGGTCATGATTCTGTTTGTGCCGCGTTACTGGAGAAAGTAA